A portion of the Salminus brasiliensis chromosome 9, fSalBra1.hap2, whole genome shotgun sequence genome contains these proteins:
- the LOC140562736 gene encoding uncharacterized protein: MSPFECQFGYSPPLFEEQEMEVGVPSAVQLVRRCRRTWQKARATLLATLRARKRIADRGASDVDIACPDELKVIQKGENVSLTCSFSYSDAPVISWLKKTPGEQPVLITSSVISFAQFYNDFEKSGRFHASQGKSSFTLNILHAEPSDSVTYICAASYYSNIALSDCTVLVLKGATSSHYTVLQHAASDPVQLGGNTTLQCSILTNNSAEDHSVYWFRHGSGDSHPGLIYTHENRSDQCEKRSETGSSTQSCIYKLPKKNLSPSDAGTYYCAVAACGEILFGNGTKLNFTEDTGDLNYAGLSFSQPPSSRRNKAKNRSDQPVYAQVKIHQ; this comes from the exons ATGTCTCCCTTCGAGTGCCAATTTGGGTACTCTCCTCCCTTGTTCGAAGAACAAGAGATGGAGGTGGGGGTTCCCTCTGCTGTGCAGCTTGTCCGTCGATGTCGTAGGACCTGGCAGAAGGCTCGGGCCACCCTACTGGCAACCTTGAGGGCCAGAAAGCGGATTGCGGATC GAGGGGCATCAGATGTAGACATTGCTTGCCCAGATGAACTGAAGGTCATTCAGAAGGGGGAAAATGTCAGTCTGACTTGTTCGTTTTCATATTCTGATGCACCAGTGATTTCATGGTTGAAAAAGACTCCAGGAGAACAGCCAGTTCTCATCACTTCTAGTGTTATTTCTTTTGCACAATTTTACAATGATTTTGAGAAGAGTGGCCGCTTTCATGCATCACAAGGAAAAAGCAGTTTTACTCTGAATATCCTACATGCAGAGCCATCTGATTCAGTAACGTATATCTGTGCAGCTTCatattattcaaatattgcaTTATCAGACTGCACAGTTTTAGTCCTCAAAG gtgcaACTTCAAGTCACTACACTGTTCTTCAACATGCCGCATCAGATCCAGTCCAACTGGGAGGCAATACAACTCTGCAGTGCTCAATACTCACAAATAACTCTGCAGAAGATCACAGTGTGTACTGGTTCAGACATGGATCAGGGGACTCTCATCCAGGACTCATCTACACTCATGAAAACAGGAGTGATCAGTGTGAGAAAAGATCTGAGACTGgttcttctacacagagctgtATCTACAAACtccccaagaagaacctcagcccCTCTGATGCTGGAACTTACTACTGTGCTGTAGCTGCATGTGGAGAGATACTGTTTGGAAATGGAACTAAACTGAACTTT ACAGAGGACACTGGTGACCTGAACTATGCAGGTCTGAGTTTTTCTCAGCCTCCCTCCTCAAGAAGAAACAAAGCGAAGAACCGCAGTGATCAGCCTGTGTACGCACAGGTGAAGATACATCAGTAG
- the LOC140562738 gene encoding fibroblast growth factor receptor-like 1: MYYLKKLAMIGFYVTVLFTTELGEASNVDIACPDGLKVIQKGENVSLTCSFSYSDAPVISWLKKIPGEQPVLITSSVISFAQFYNDFEKSSRFHASQGKSSFTLNILHAEPSDSATYICAASYYSNIALSDCTVLVLKGALSSHYTVLQHPASDPVQLGGNTTLQCSILTNNSAGDHSVYWFKHGSGESHPGIIYTHGNRSDQCEESSETGSPTQSCVYKLPKNNLSPSDAGTYYCAVAACGEILFGNGTKLDFVENRFLDSIVIVLAASNIIFMVVVLFLYRKLHSTQHKASLLKKKQSKEQQ; this comes from the exons ATGTATTACTTGAAGAAGTTGGCAATGATTGGATTTTATGTAACTGTGCTGTTCACAACAGAATTAG GAGAGGCATCAAATGTAGACATTGCTTGCCCAGATGGACTGAAGGTCATTCAGAAGGGGGAAAATGTCAGTCTGACTTGTTCGTTTTCATATTCTGATGCACCAGTGATTTCATGGTTGAAAAAGATTCCAGGAGAACAGCCAGTTCTCATCACTTCTAGTGTTATTTCTTTTGCACAATTTTACAATGATTTTGAGAAGAGTAGCCGCTTTCATGCATCACAAGGAAAAAGCAGTTTTACTCTGAATATTCTACATGCAGAGCCATCTGATTCAGCAACGTATATCTGTGCAGCTTCatattattcaaatattgcaTTATCAGACTGCACAGTTTTAGTCCTCAAAG GTGCACTTTCAAGTCACTACACTGTTCTTCAACATCCTGCATCAGATCCAGTCCAACTGGGAGGCAATACAACTCTGCAGTGCTCAATACTCACAAATAACTCTGCAGGAGATCACAGTGTGTACTGGTTCAAACATGGATCAGGAGAGTCTCATCCAGGAATCATCTACACTCATGGAAACAGGAGTGATCAGTGTGAGGAAAGTTCTGAGACTGGTTCTCCTACACAGAGCTGTGTCTACAAACtccccaagaataacctcagcccCTCTGATGCTGGAACTTACTACTGTGCTGTAGCTGCATGTGGAGAGATACTGTTTGGAAATGGAACTAAACTGGACTTTGTAG agaATCGATTTTTGGActctattgttattgttttagcAGCATCAAACATTATATTCATGGTTGTGGTTTTATTTCTGTACCGAAAATTACACAGCACTCAACATAAAG CCTCGCTCCTCAAGAAGAAGCAGAGCAAAGAACAGCAGTGA
- the LOC140561651 gene encoding uncharacterized protein: MLPTLEEDFCPSETVTHYLHLSCAMIQLYAAVLLSMTLGATTNEDIDERRQLVFLERLKFGHVGENISLICSFTSIDASAAVWFKQIPGEKPLVVVSVFRSASVKYHNGFNRNGRFIALKEKNSFTLNISQAKPSDSATYYCAAVDYSNIGLGTCTVLVLEDHHGVVQQPVLDPVELGGNTTLQCSILTERCSGDHSVYWFRHGSGESHPGIIYTHGNRSDECKKSSETGSSTQSCVYNLPKRNLSLSDAGTYYCAVAACGEILFGNGTKLDFVENSILDPTIIVLAASNIISVVMVLFLCRKLHNHQHRAVESNAVYVNQAEDPGDLNYAALSITQASFSRRSRTKNSNDQPVYAQVKNNQ; the protein is encoded by the exons ATGCTTCCCACGTTAGAAGAAGACTTTTGTCCTTCAGAAACT GTGACACATTACCTTCATTTAAGTTGTGCAATGATTCAATTGTATGCGGCTGTTTTACTGTCAATGACATTAG GTGCCACAACAAATGAGGACATTGATGAGAGAAGACAACTTGTCTTCCTAGAAAGGCTAAAATTCGGTCATGTTGGGGAAAATATTAGTCTGATTTGTTCTTTTACATCCATTgatgcatcagcagctgtatggtTCAAACAGATTCCAGGAGAAAAACCTttggttgttgtttctgtttttcGTTCTGCATCAGTTAAATATCATAACGGTTTTAATAGGAACGGACGCTTTATtgcattaaaagaaaaaaacagttttaCTCTGAATATCTCACAAGCAAAACCATCTGATTCAGCAACATACTACTGTGCAGCTGTGGATTATTCAAACATTGGATTAGGAACCTGCACAGTTTTAGTCCTCGAAG ATCACCATGGTGTTGTCCAACAACCAGTATTGGATCCTGTTGAACTAGGAGGCAATACAACATTGCAGTGCTCAATACTCACAGAAAGATGTTCAGGAGATCACAGTGTGTACTGGTTCAGACATGGATCAGGAGAATCTCATCCAGGAATCATCTACACTCATGGAAACAGGAGTGATGAGTGTAAGAAAAGCTCTGAGACTGgttcttctacacagagctgtgTCTACAATCTCCCCAAGAGAAACCTCAGCCTCTCTGATGCTGGAACTTATTACTGTGCTGTAGCTGCATGTGGAGAGATACTGTTTGGGAATGGAACTAAATTAGACTTTGTAG AGAACAGCATTTTGGATCCAACCATCATTGTTTTAGCAGCATCAAACATCATATCTGTGGTTATGGTTTTATTTTTGTGCAGAAAATTACACAACCATCAACACAGAG CTGTTGAAAGCAATGCCGTCTATGTGAACCAG GCTGAGGACCCTGGTGACCTGAACTACGCAGCTCTCAGCATTACTCAGGCTTCCTTCTCAAGAAGAAGCCGAACAAAGAACAGCAATGACCAGCCTGTGTACGCACAGGTGAAGAACAATCAATAG
- the LOC140562737 gene encoding uncharacterized protein, with translation MYYLKKLAMIGFYVTVLFTTELGGASNVDIACPDGLKVTQKRKNVSLTCSFSYSDARVISWLKKIPEEQPVLITSSFSSVTQFYNGFEKSGRFHASQGKSSFTLNILHAEPSDSATYICAASYYSNIALSDCTVLVLKGATSSHYTVLQHAASDPVQLGGNTTLQCSILTNNSAEDPSVYWFKHGSGDSHPGLIYTHGNRSDQCEERSETGSPTQSCVYKLPKKNLSLSDAGTYYCAVAACGEILFGNGTKLDFTEDTGDLNYAALSFSQPCSSRRSRAKNSSDQPVYAQVKICQ, from the exons atgtATTACTTGAAGAAGTTGGCAATGATTGGATTTTATGTAACTGTGCTGTTCACAACAGAATTAG GAGGGGCATCAAATGTAGACATTGCTTGCCCAGATGGACTGAAGGTCACTCAGAAGAGGAAAAATGTCAGTCTGACTTGTTCGTTTTCATATTCTGATGCACGAGTGATTTCATGGTTGAAAAAGATTCCAGAAGAACAGCCAGTTCTCATCACTTCTAGTTTTAGTTCTGTTACACAATTTTACAATGGTTTTGAGAAGAGTGGCCGCTTTCATGCATCACAAGGAAAAAGCAGTTTTACTCTGAATATCCTACATGCAGAGCCATCTGATTCAGCAACGTATATCTGTGCAGCTTCatattattcaaatattgcaTTATCAGACTGCACAGTTTTAGTCCTCAAAG gtgcaACTTCAAGTCACTACACTGTTCTTCAACATGCCGCATCAGATCCAGTCCAACTGGGAGGCAATACAACTCTGCAGTGCTCAATACTCACAAATAACTCTGCAGAAGATCCCAGTGTGTACTGGTTCAAACATGGATCAGGGGACTCTCATCCAGGACTCATCTACACTCATGGAAACAGGAGTGATCAGTGTGAGGAAAGATCTGAGACTGGTTCTCCTACACAGAGCTGTGTCTACAAACtccccaagaagaacctcagcctcTCTGATGCTGGAACTTACTACTGTGCTGTAGCTGCATGTGGAGAGATACTGTTTGGAAATGGAACTAAACTGGACTTT ACAGAGGACACTGGTGACCTGAACTATGCAGCTCTGAGTTTTTCTCAGCCTTGCTCCTCAAGAAGAAGCAGAGCAAAGAACAGCAGTGATCAGCCTGTGTATGCACAGGTGAAGATATGTCAGTAG